From the genome of Streptomyces sp. NBC_01116, one region includes:
- the glgX gene encoding glycogen debranching protein GlgX, with product MSSAAEQEAVRDPDTAVGAGAEGTEAHRAAPARIQAPSPAVWPGAPMPLGARFRVGPDGVAGTNFALWAGGAEAVELCLFDERGAETRCPLTELTHEIWHGFVPGVRPGQRYGYRVHGRWDPWTGARWNAAKLLLDPYARAVDGTFTLPPEVYGHVRDWPDQHVADTVRDDRDSAPFVPKGVVVRDDDDWVEDRRPKTPWADSVIYELHVRGFTKLHPDIPPELRGTYAGLAHPAAIEHLTRLGVSAVELLPVHQFAHEDHLLRRGLRNHWGYNSIGYFAPHAGYSASGTAGQQVGEFKRMVHALHEAGIEVILDVVYNHTAEAGELGPMLSLRGIDNRGYYRLRDDPRRYADYTGCGNTLHVVQPQVLRLITDSLRYWVTEMGVDGFRFDLAAALARSMHDVDMLSPFLAVIAQDPVLRRVKLIAEPWDVGSGGYQVGAFPPLWTEWNDRYRDAVRDFWRGALPDVRDLGYRLTGSSDLYAWGGRRPYASVNFVTAHDGFTLRDLVSYEQKHNEANGEGNRDGTSDNRAWNCGAEGESDDPGITALRRRQLRNLLTTLLLSTGVPMLVAGDEMGRTQGGNNNAYCQDNETGWLDWSLLKEPAWRELTELTARVLTLRRDHPVLRRRAFFSGRAQAPDGLRDLAWFARDGREMTEGDWYAPAATLGLYLSGRDIPGRDARGEPVTDDSFLAVLHAGAEPVAFELPGAPWADAYVLVLDTSREDQAEAPGTVLEGGTEVTVPARSVLLLRVAE from the coding sequence GTGTCCAGCGCAGCCGAGCAGGAGGCAGTAAGGGATCCGGACACGGCGGTCGGCGCCGGGGCGGAGGGCACGGAGGCGCACCGCGCCGCCCCCGCCCGGATCCAGGCACCGTCCCCGGCCGTCTGGCCCGGGGCCCCGATGCCGCTGGGGGCCCGCTTCCGGGTCGGCCCGGACGGGGTGGCCGGGACCAATTTCGCGCTGTGGGCGGGCGGGGCCGAGGCGGTCGAGCTGTGCCTCTTCGACGAGCGGGGCGCGGAGACCCGCTGCCCGCTGACCGAGCTGACCCATGAGATCTGGCACGGCTTCGTGCCCGGGGTGCGGCCCGGTCAGCGTTACGGCTACCGGGTGCACGGCCGCTGGGACCCGTGGACGGGCGCCCGCTGGAACGCGGCGAAGCTGCTGCTGGACCCGTACGCCCGTGCGGTCGACGGGACCTTCACCCTGCCGCCCGAGGTCTACGGGCACGTACGCGACTGGCCGGACCAGCATGTGGCCGACACCGTGCGGGACGACCGGGACTCGGCGCCCTTCGTGCCCAAGGGCGTCGTCGTGCGCGACGACGACGACTGGGTGGAGGACCGCCGGCCCAAGACCCCGTGGGCGGACTCCGTGATCTACGAACTGCACGTGCGCGGCTTCACCAAGCTGCACCCGGACATCCCGCCCGAGCTGCGCGGCACGTACGCGGGGCTCGCGCACCCGGCCGCGATCGAGCACCTGACGCGGCTCGGGGTGAGCGCCGTCGAACTGCTCCCGGTCCACCAGTTCGCCCACGAGGACCATCTGCTGCGGCGCGGGCTGCGCAACCACTGGGGCTACAACTCCATCGGCTACTTCGCCCCGCACGCCGGCTACTCCGCCTCCGGGACGGCGGGCCAGCAGGTCGGCGAGTTCAAGCGGATGGTGCACGCGCTGCACGAGGCCGGGATCGAGGTGATCCTCGACGTCGTCTACAACCACACCGCGGAGGCGGGCGAGCTGGGCCCGATGCTGTCGCTGCGCGGCATCGACAACCGGGGCTACTACCGGCTGCGGGACGACCCGCGCCGCTACGCCGACTACACGGGCTGCGGCAACACCCTGCACGTGGTGCAGCCGCAGGTGCTGCGGCTCATCACCGACTCGCTGCGCTACTGGGTCACCGAGATGGGCGTCGACGGCTTCCGCTTCGACCTGGCGGCGGCGCTGGCCCGCTCGATGCACGACGTCGACATGCTCTCCCCGTTCCTCGCGGTGATCGCCCAGGACCCGGTGCTGCGCCGGGTGAAGCTCATCGCCGAGCCGTGGGACGTCGGCAGCGGCGGCTACCAGGTGGGGGCGTTCCCGCCGCTGTGGACCGAGTGGAACGACCGCTACCGCGACGCGGTGCGCGACTTCTGGCGCGGCGCGCTCCCCGACGTACGGGATCTCGGCTACCGGCTGACCGGCTCCAGCGACCTGTACGCCTGGGGCGGCCGCCGCCCGTACGCCTCGGTCAACTTCGTCACCGCCCACGACGGCTTCACCCTGCGCGACCTGGTGAGCTACGAGCAGAAGCACAACGAGGCCAACGGGGAGGGCAACCGGGACGGGACGAGCGACAACCGGGCGTGGAACTGCGGGGCGGAGGGCGAGAGCGACGACCCGGGGATCACCGCGCTGCGCCGCCGTCAGCTCCGTAACCTGCTGACCACGCTACTGCTCTCCACCGGGGTGCCGATGCTGGTGGCGGGCGACGAGATGGGCCGGACGCAGGGCGGCAACAACAACGCCTACTGCCAGGACAACGAGACGGGCTGGCTGGACTGGTCGCTCCTGAAGGAGCCCGCGTGGCGGGAGCTGACCGAGCTGACGGCCCGGGTGCTGACGCTGCGCCGGGACCATCCGGTGCTGCGGCGCCGCGCGTTCTTCTCCGGCCGGGCCCAGGCCCCGGACGGGCTGCGGGACCTGGCGTGGTTCGCCCGGGACGGCCGGGAGATGACGGAGGGCGACTGGTACGCCCCCGCCGCCACGCTCGGCCTCTACCTCTCCGGGCGGGACATCCCGGGGCGGGACGCGCGGGGCGAGCCGGTCACCGACGACAGCTTCCTGGCGGTCCTGCACGCGGGCGCGGAGCCGGTCGCCTTCGAACTGCCGGGCGCGCCGTGGGCGGACGCCTATGTACTGGTCCTGGACACCTCGCGGGAGGACCAGGCGGAGGCCCCGGGCACGGTCCTCGAAGGCGGTACGGAGGTGACGGTGCCCGCCCGTTCCGTGCTGCTGCTGCGGGTGGCGGAGTAG
- a CDS encoding Ig-like domain-containing protein, which produces MNQTAKSARAGSAAVLTWAGLLTVLALLTGCTDAREAVFNGKAWSSGDAIGVFPEDGAKDVDEETRIAVKVPDGRLESVKVMRIEDAQRQTVAGRIADDGRSWKPEPAAGRLALAAKYSIDAVAVDGEGRRSARHSTFTTLVPEHRFIGYFKPENRSTVGTGMIVSFSFNRPISDRAAVEKAIRVTSDPMVEVSGHWFGEDRLDFRPKAYWKPGTEVTVDIGLRDVEGAPGVYGGQDKRVVFTVGRSQVSLVDAEKKTMEVRRDGELVDTVPITAGAPKTTTYNGRMVVTEMHEVTRMNGATVGFTDKKGKGEYDIKDVPHAIRLTESGTFLHGNYWADESVFGEENVSHGCVGLRDAKGGSGSTPGGWFFDRTLIGDVVEVVNSRDKKVAPDNGLSGWNLGWKKWKAGSALR; this is translated from the coding sequence GTGAACCAGACAGCGAAGAGCGCACGGGCCGGCTCGGCCGCCGTGCTGACATGGGCAGGACTGCTGACCGTGCTGGCCCTTCTGACCGGCTGCACCGACGCCCGGGAGGCCGTGTTCAACGGCAAGGCGTGGTCCTCCGGCGACGCGATCGGCGTCTTCCCGGAGGACGGCGCCAAGGACGTCGACGAGGAGACCCGCATCGCCGTGAAGGTCCCCGACGGGCGGCTGGAGAGCGTGAAGGTCATGCGGATCGAGGACGCGCAGCGGCAGACGGTGGCCGGGCGCATCGCCGACGACGGGAGGTCCTGGAAGCCGGAGCCCGCCGCGGGACGGCTCGCCCTCGCCGCGAAGTACAGCATCGACGCGGTGGCCGTGGACGGGGAGGGCCGCCGCTCCGCCCGGCACTCCACGTTCACCACGCTCGTCCCCGAGCACCGCTTCATCGGGTACTTCAAACCGGAGAACCGGTCCACCGTGGGCACCGGCATGATCGTCTCCTTCTCCTTCAACCGCCCGATCTCCGACCGGGCCGCGGTGGAGAAGGCCATCCGGGTGACGTCCGATCCGATGGTGGAGGTCTCCGGCCACTGGTTCGGCGAGGACCGGCTCGACTTCCGCCCGAAGGCGTACTGGAAGCCCGGCACCGAGGTCACCGTCGACATCGGGCTGCGCGACGTCGAGGGCGCCCCGGGCGTCTACGGCGGCCAGGACAAGAGAGTCGTCTTCACGGTCGGCCGCTCCCAGGTCTCCCTGGTCGACGCGGAGAAGAAGACCATGGAGGTGCGCCGGGACGGCGAGCTCGTGGATACGGTGCCGATCACCGCGGGGGCCCCGAAGACGACCACGTACAACGGGAGGATGGTGGTCACCGAGATGCACGAGGTGACCCGGATGAACGGGGCCACGGTCGGCTTCACGGACAAGAAGGGCAAGGGCGAGTACGACATCAAGGACGTGCCGCACGCGATCCGGCTCACCGAGTCCGGCACCTTCCTGCACGGCAACTACTGGGCCGACGAATCCGTCTTCGGCGAGGAGAACGTCAGCCACGGCTGCGTCGGACTGCGCGACGCCAAGGGCGGCAGCGGCTCCACCCCCGGCGGCTGGTTCTTCGACCGGACCCTGATCGGCGACGTGGTCGAGGTGGTCAACTCCCGGGACAAGAAGGTCGCTCCGGACAACGGGCTCAGCGGCTGGAACCTCGGCTGGAAGAAGTGGAAGGCAGGCTCCGCCCTGCGCTGA
- a CDS encoding Ig-like domain-containing protein has protein sequence MNGQPISGASAGASGKRHGPGLLALVLGALLLLVTACGGGDAGAGDGKGPAGSAKNKDTAASQAVVAIAPEDGAESVATSGALKIGATQGKLTTVKVSDPKGNEVEGEIAADGASWTPERHLAASTKYAVHAVAKDAEGRESAKDTTFTTLVPANTFIGHYTPEDGSTVGVGMPVSINFTRGITDPDAVERAIKVTAEPAVEIEGHWFGNDRLDFRPEKYWAAGTKVTVDLNLDGVEGRPGVYGKQAKKVSFTIGRSQVSTVDASAKRMKVVRDGEQIKDIPISAGAPATTTYNGQMVISEKLKVTRMNGDTVGFGGEYDIKDVPHAMRLSTSGTFLHGNYWGASSIFGNSNTSHGCVGLRDVRGGYDNQTPAAWFYNKSLIGDVVIVKNSHDKTIQPDNGLNGWNMDWEEWRK, from the coding sequence GTGAACGGGCAGCCGATATCGGGGGCATCGGCCGGGGCGAGCGGGAAGCGGCACGGACCGGGGCTTCTGGCCCTGGTCCTGGGAGCACTGCTGTTGCTGGTGACGGCGTGCGGCGGCGGTGACGCCGGTGCGGGGGACGGGAAGGGGCCGGCGGGCAGCGCGAAGAACAAGGACACGGCCGCCTCGCAGGCGGTGGTGGCCATCGCGCCCGAGGACGGCGCGGAGTCCGTGGCGACCAGCGGTGCGCTGAAGATCGGTGCCACGCAGGGCAAGCTGACCACGGTGAAGGTCTCCGACCCCAAGGGCAACGAGGTCGAGGGCGAGATCGCGGCCGACGGCGCGAGCTGGACGCCCGAGCGGCATCTCGCCGCCTCCACCAAGTACGCGGTGCACGCGGTGGCGAAGGACGCGGAGGGACGCGAGTCGGCGAAGGACACCACCTTCACCACGCTCGTCCCGGCGAACACCTTCATCGGGCACTACACACCGGAGGACGGCTCGACCGTCGGGGTCGGTATGCCGGTCTCCATCAACTTCACCCGGGGCATCACCGACCCCGACGCGGTGGAGCGGGCGATCAAGGTGACGGCCGAGCCGGCCGTCGAGATCGAGGGCCACTGGTTCGGGAACGACCGTCTCGACTTCCGCCCGGAGAAGTACTGGGCGGCGGGCACCAAGGTGACCGTCGACCTCAACCTCGACGGCGTCGAGGGGCGGCCGGGCGTCTACGGCAAGCAGGCCAAGAAGGTGTCGTTCACCATCGGCCGCAGCCAGGTCTCCACCGTCGACGCGAGCGCGAAGCGGATGAAGGTGGTCCGCGACGGCGAGCAGATCAAGGACATCCCGATCTCCGCGGGCGCCCCGGCGACGACCACGTACAACGGGCAGATGGTCATCAGCGAGAAGCTCAAGGTGACCCGGATGAACGGCGACACCGTCGGCTTCGGCGGCGAGTACGACATCAAGGACGTGCCGCACGCCATGCGGCTGTCCACCTCGGGCACCTTCCTGCACGGCAACTACTGGGGCGCGTCCTCCATCTTCGGCAACTCCAACACCAGCCACGGCTGCGTCGGTCTGCGGGACGTGCGCGGCGGTTACGACAACCAGACGCCGGCGGCCTGGTTCTACAACAAGTCGCTGATCGGCGACGTGGTCATCGTGAAGAACTCCCACGACAAGACCATCCAGCCCGACAACGGCCTCAACGGCTGG